The Thunnus albacares chromosome 21, fThuAlb1.1, whole genome shotgun sequence genome window below encodes:
- the mtmr6 gene encoding myotubularin-related protein 6: protein MEHIRTPKVEQVRLLDRFSNKSTNGTLYLTATHLIFVESSSNNSTSAGQEIWILHHHIASVEKLSLTTTGCPLVIQCRNFRLVHFVVQRERDCHDIYSSLLRLLRPVSYEELYAFSYNPKQNDQQREEGWQLIDLGAEFERMGVPCDQWQLTDVNRDFKVCETYPRDLYVPITASKPIIVGSSKFRSKGRFPVLTYFYQEKKAAVCRCSQPLSGFSARCLEDESMLQAISKANHNSRFVYVMDTRPKLNALANRAAGKGYENEDNYSNIRFQFVGIENIHVMRTSLQKLLEVIGTRSLSMSDYLVGLESCGWLRHIKAIVDAAIFLAKAVTVEGASVLVHCSDGWDRTAQVCSLGSLLMDPYYRTIKGFMVLIEKDWISFGHKFADRCDQLDGDPKEVSPIFTQFLECVWQLTEQFPQAFEFSEWFLLQIHEHVHSCQYGNFLGNNQRQREELQLRERTHSLWAYLMSEKQNYVNPFYSPAYSEAHPVLEPSTLPYHFKFWRNMYHQFDRSMHPRQSILKTILTLRENSRKAESTLQALENRLHQLGVTPIATSDPPAPPPTRDQRSITNTLPPRPDSLILGAPINHKEVQRQEEEDEQEEVGEEATESTDTERTVEGSSGTESRKQSYGELEGTYNSELAKEEPAVVSLEFGVARMTC from the exons ATGGAGCATATCCGCACGCCAAag GTGGAGCAGGTGCGGCTGTTGGATCGCTTCAGCAACAAATCCACAAATGGCACATTGTATCTCACAGCTACACATCTCATCTTTGTGGAGAGCAGCTCCAACAACTCAACATCTGCAGGACAGGAGATCTGG ATTTTGCACCACCATATAGCCTCTGTGGAGAAGCTCTCCCTGACCACCACGGGCTGTCCTCTGGTCATTCAGTGTCGGAACTTCAGATTGGTTCATTTTGTggtacagagagaaagagactgcCACGACATCTACAGCTCGCTGCTGCGTCTTCTGCGGCCCG TATCCTATGAGGAGCTCTATGCGTTCTCCTACAACCCCAAACAGAACGACCAGCAGCGAGAGGAAGGATGGCAGCTCATCGACCTGGGGGCCGAGTTTGAGAGGATGGGCGTCCCCTGCGACCAATGGCAGCTCACCGACGTCAACAGAGACTTTAAG gtgTGTGAGACATATCCACGTGACCTGTATGTTCCCATCACAGCCAGTAAGCCTATCATTGTGGGGAGTTCCAAGTTCAGAAGCAAAGGACGTTTTCCTGTACTTACATACTTCTACCAGGAGAAGAAG GCGGCAGTGTGTCGGTGCAGCCAGCCTCTCTCTGGGTTCAGTGCACGATGCTTGGAGGATGAGAGCATGCTGCAGGCCATCAGCAAAGCCAATCACAACAGCCGATTTGTCTACGTCATGGATACTAGGCCAAAG TTGAACGCGCTGGCTAACCGTGCAGCAGGTAAAGGCTATGAGAATGAGGACAACTATTCAAACATCCGCTTCCAGTTCGTCGGCATCGAAAACATCCACGTAATGAGGACCAGCCTGCAGAAATTGCTGGAAG TGATAGGAACCAGGTCTCTCTCCATGAGTGACTATCTGGTGGGTCTAGAGAGCTGTGGCTGGCTGCGGCATATCAAGGCTATTGTAGATGCAGCCATCTTTCTTGCCAAG GCGGTGACCGTGGAAGGAGCCAGCGTGTTGGTTCATTGTTCAGATGGTTGGGACAGAACAGCCCAGGTCTGCTCCCTGGGGTCGCTGCTCATGGACCCCTACTACCGCACCATCAAGGGCTTCATG gtaCTGATAGAGAAAGACTGGATCTCCTTTGGCCATAAGTTTGCAGACAG GTGTGACCAGTTGGACGGAGATCCAAAAGAAGTGTCTCCAATCTTCACTCAGTTCCTGGAGTGTGTCTGGCAGCTGACCGAGCAGTTCCCGcag GCGTTTGAGTTCAGCGAGTGGTTCCTGCTGCAGATCCACGAACACGTCCACTCATGTCAATACGGCAACTTCCTCGGCaacaatcagagacagagagaggagctgCA GCTGAGAGAGCGGACTCATTCACTGTGGGCATATCTAATGAGCGAAAAACAGAACTACGTTAATCCGTTCTACAGCCCGGCCTACTCTGAAGCACACCCTGTGCTGGAGCCCTCCACCCTGCCCTACCATTTCAA GTTCTGGAGAAACATGTACCATCAGTTTGATCGGTCCATGCACCCACGTCAGTCCATCCTCAAAACCATTTTGACACTGCGAGAGAACAGCCGCAAGGCAGAGAGCACCCTGCAAGCACTGGAGAAT AGGCTCCACCAGCTCGGCGTGACCCCCATTGCGACCTCTGACCCGCCTGCACCTCCTCCCACCAGAGATCAACGCTCCATCACCAACACCCTCCCGCCACGTCCCGACTCCCTCATTCTGGGGGCGCCCATCAACCACAAAGAGGTGCAgcggcaggaggaggaggacgagcaGGAGGAAGTGGGCGAGGAGGCCACCGAGAGCACCGACACCGAGCGGACAGTAGAGGGCAGCAGCGGCACCGAGAGCAGGAAGCAGAGCTATGGAGAGCTGGAAGGGACATACAACAGCGAGCTGGCCAAGGAAGAGCCAGCTGTTGTCAGTCTGGAGTTTGGAGTGGCACGCATGACCTGCTGA
- the nup58 gene encoding nucleoporin p58/p45 isoform X1, which translates to MSGFNFGAGTLGSTNAGGGFSFGAVTSAPAANTGGFSFGTALGTAAPTPAASTTSTTASLGLGGSLFGQKPPGGFSFNTPASSAAAPTAGLTLGAPASTAASTGFSLAFNKPTASATPFSLTTTSTTSSAPAGAGLSFGSVLTSTAPQQPAAAGFTLGLGGSTTTAAATVPSLGGGLFSNTVSAGLGQTALGGGGLTLGSLLATSTAVSAAPAPSVGLGGVDFSTSSENKSDASSGTNAQDSKALKDENLPPVICQDVENFQKFVKEQKQVQEDISRMSSKAISKVQDDIKNLKQLLSVSASGLQRQALAIDKLKLETAQELKNADIALRTQKTPPGLQHENTAPSDYFRSLVEQFEVQLQQYRQQIEELENHLTTQSSGSHITPQDLTLAMQKLYQTFVAQAAQLQSVHENVKILKHQYLSYRRAFLEDSTDVFESKRASNRKWQSAPRVTTGPAPFSSVPNAAAVAMAATLTQQQQPTPGTQAPLGAGFGNPFASAVGTSLGSSALGGFGGGPGFGGVGTGGSSFAFSSTSKPTGGSLSAGFGSSSSSGFNFSNPGINPSAGLTFGVSNQPAAGFATGGPLLQLKKPPAGNKRGKR; encoded by the exons ATGTCTGGCTTTAACTTCGGAGCAGGGACTCTTGGTTCCACCAACGCGGGTGGGGGATTCTCATTCGGGGCTGTAACCAG TGCACCTGCGGCCAATACTGGTGGCTTTTCCTTTGGAACTGCTTTGGGTACAGCAGCTCCAACCCCTGCTGcctccaccaccagcaccacagCATCCCTTGGCCTAGGAGGCAGTCTCTTTGGTCAGAAACCTCCTGGGGGATTTTCTTTCAACACACCTGCCTCAA GTGCTGCTGCACCCACTGCTGGCCTTACATTAG GTGCCCCAGCATCTACAGCTGCCTCCACTGGCTTCAGCTTGGCCTTCAACAAGCCCACTGCATCAGCAACACCTTTCTCCCTCACCACCACCTCTACCACCTCGTCAGCTCCTGCTGGGGCAGGTTTATCATTTGGCTCTGTCCTGACCTCCACTGCTCCACAGCAGCCAGCTGCCGCCGGCTTCACCCTCGGTCTTGGTGGTTCAACAACGACAGCAGCCGCAACAGTCCCCTCACTGGGCGGGGGTCTCTTCTCCAACACTGTGTCTGCAG GTTTGGGTCAGACTGCTCTTGGAGGAGGAGGTTTAACGTTAGGTTCTTTGTTAGCTACCTCTACGGCAGTGTCAGCGGCTCCAGCTCCCAGTGTTGGTTTAGGTGGGGTCGACTTCAGCACTTCTTCTGAGAATAAGAGTGACGCATCATCTGGAACCAATGCACA GGACAGTAAAGCTTTAAAAGATGAGAACCTGCCCCCGGTCATCTGTCAGGATGTCGAGAATTTCCA aaaatttgtgaaagaacagaaacaggttcaagaggACATAAGCAGGATGTCATCTAAGGCCATCTCTAAAGTTCAAGATGACATCAAGAACCTCAAACAGCTTCTCTCTGTCAGTGCCAGTGGTCTGCAGCGACAGGCTCTGGCCATTGACAAGCTGAAGCTGGAGACAGCACAG GAGCTGAAAAATGCTGACATAGCACTGCGTACACAAAAGACTCCCCCTGGACTTCAACATGAGAACACTGCTCCATCAGA TTATTTCCGTAGCCTGGTAGAGCAATTTGAGGTGCAGTTGCAACAGTACCGGCAGCAGATAGAAGAGCTGGAGAACCACCTGACAACCCAGAGCAGTGGCTCCCACATCACACCTCAGG atCTGACCCTGGCCATGCAGAAGTTGTACCAGACATTTGTTGCACAAGCTGCCCAGCTCCAGTCTGTCCATGAGAATGTCAAG ATCTTGAAGCACCAGTACCTTTCCTATCGCCGGGCCTTCCTGGAAGACTCCACAGATGTCTTCGAGTCCAAACGGGCATCCAACAGGAAGTGGCAGAGTGCACCGCGAGTCACAACTGGGCCTGCCCCATTCTCCAGTGTGCCAAACGCTGCAGCGGTTGCCATGGCAGCCACATTGACCCAGCAACAGCAGCCAACTCCAG GGACCCAGGCACCCTTGGGGGCAGGGTTTGGAAACCCCTTTGCCTCGGCAGTTGGCACTAGCTTGGGCTCCTCTGCTCTTGGAG GTTTTGGTGGTGGGCCAGGATTTGGTGGGGTGGGGACTGGGGGTTCTTCTTTTGCCTTCTCCTCCACCAGTAAGCCCACAGGAGGCAGTCTGAGTGCAG GttttggcagcagcagcagctcaggcTTTAACTTCAGTAACCCTGGCATCAACCCCTCGGCCGGCCTGACCTTTGGTGTGTCTAATCAACCTGCGGCAGGCTTCGCCACAGGAGGGCCCCTGCTCCAGCTCAAGAAACCCCCTGCTGGTAATAAAAGGGGCAAGAGATAG
- the nup58 gene encoding nucleoporin p58/p45 isoform X2 — MSGFNFGAGTLGSTNAGGGFSFGAVTSAPAANTGGFSFGTALGTAAPTPAASTTSTTASLGLGGSLFGQKPPGGFSFNTPASSAAAPTAGLTLGAPASTAASTGFSLAFNKPTASATPFSLTTTSTTSSAPAGAGLSFGSVLTSTAPQQPAAAGFTLGLGGSTTTAAATVPSLGGGLFSNTVSAGLGQTALGGGGLTLGSLLATSTAVSAAPAPSVGLGGVDFSTSSENKSDASSGTNAQDSKALKDENLPPVICQDVENFQKFVKEQKQVQEDISRMSSKAISKVQDDIKNLKQLLSVSASGLQRQALAIDKLKLETAQELKNADIALRTQKTPPGLQHENTAPSDYFRSLVEQFEVQLQQYRQQIEELENHLTTQSSGSHITPQDLTLAMQKLYQTFVAQAAQLQSVHENVKILKHQYLSYRRAFLEDSTDVFESKRASNRKWQSAPRVTTGPAPFSSVPNAAAVAMAATLTQQQQPTPGFGGGPGFGGVGTGGSSFAFSSTSKPTGGSLSAGFGSSSSSGFNFSNPGINPSAGLTFGVSNQPAAGFATGGPLLQLKKPPAGNKRGKR, encoded by the exons ATGTCTGGCTTTAACTTCGGAGCAGGGACTCTTGGTTCCACCAACGCGGGTGGGGGATTCTCATTCGGGGCTGTAACCAG TGCACCTGCGGCCAATACTGGTGGCTTTTCCTTTGGAACTGCTTTGGGTACAGCAGCTCCAACCCCTGCTGcctccaccaccagcaccacagCATCCCTTGGCCTAGGAGGCAGTCTCTTTGGTCAGAAACCTCCTGGGGGATTTTCTTTCAACACACCTGCCTCAA GTGCTGCTGCACCCACTGCTGGCCTTACATTAG GTGCCCCAGCATCTACAGCTGCCTCCACTGGCTTCAGCTTGGCCTTCAACAAGCCCACTGCATCAGCAACACCTTTCTCCCTCACCACCACCTCTACCACCTCGTCAGCTCCTGCTGGGGCAGGTTTATCATTTGGCTCTGTCCTGACCTCCACTGCTCCACAGCAGCCAGCTGCCGCCGGCTTCACCCTCGGTCTTGGTGGTTCAACAACGACAGCAGCCGCAACAGTCCCCTCACTGGGCGGGGGTCTCTTCTCCAACACTGTGTCTGCAG GTTTGGGTCAGACTGCTCTTGGAGGAGGAGGTTTAACGTTAGGTTCTTTGTTAGCTACCTCTACGGCAGTGTCAGCGGCTCCAGCTCCCAGTGTTGGTTTAGGTGGGGTCGACTTCAGCACTTCTTCTGAGAATAAGAGTGACGCATCATCTGGAACCAATGCACA GGACAGTAAAGCTTTAAAAGATGAGAACCTGCCCCCGGTCATCTGTCAGGATGTCGAGAATTTCCA aaaatttgtgaaagaacagaaacaggttcaagaggACATAAGCAGGATGTCATCTAAGGCCATCTCTAAAGTTCAAGATGACATCAAGAACCTCAAACAGCTTCTCTCTGTCAGTGCCAGTGGTCTGCAGCGACAGGCTCTGGCCATTGACAAGCTGAAGCTGGAGACAGCACAG GAGCTGAAAAATGCTGACATAGCACTGCGTACACAAAAGACTCCCCCTGGACTTCAACATGAGAACACTGCTCCATCAGA TTATTTCCGTAGCCTGGTAGAGCAATTTGAGGTGCAGTTGCAACAGTACCGGCAGCAGATAGAAGAGCTGGAGAACCACCTGACAACCCAGAGCAGTGGCTCCCACATCACACCTCAGG atCTGACCCTGGCCATGCAGAAGTTGTACCAGACATTTGTTGCACAAGCTGCCCAGCTCCAGTCTGTCCATGAGAATGTCAAG ATCTTGAAGCACCAGTACCTTTCCTATCGCCGGGCCTTCCTGGAAGACTCCACAGATGTCTTCGAGTCCAAACGGGCATCCAACAGGAAGTGGCAGAGTGCACCGCGAGTCACAACTGGGCCTGCCCCATTCTCCAGTGTGCCAAACGCTGCAGCGGTTGCCATGGCAGCCACATTGACCCAGCAACAGCAGCCAACTCCAG GTTTTGGTGGTGGGCCAGGATTTGGTGGGGTGGGGACTGGGGGTTCTTCTTTTGCCTTCTCCTCCACCAGTAAGCCCACAGGAGGCAGTCTGAGTGCAG GttttggcagcagcagcagctcaggcTTTAACTTCAGTAACCCTGGCATCAACCCCTCGGCCGGCCTGACCTTTGGTGTGTCTAATCAACCTGCGGCAGGCTTCGCCACAGGAGGGCCCCTGCTCCAGCTCAAGAAACCCCCTGCTGGTAATAAAAGGGGCAAGAGATAG
- the nup58 gene encoding nucleoporin p58/p45 isoform X3 yields MSGFNFGAGTLGSTNAGGGFSFGAVTSAPAANTGGFSFGTALGTAAPTPAASTTSTTASLGLGGSLFGQKPPGGFSFNTPASSAAAPTAGLTLGAPASTAASTGFSLAFNKPTASATPFSLTTTSTTSSAPAGAGLSFGSVLTSTAPQQPAAAGFTLGLGGSTTTAAATVPSLGGGLFSNTVSAGLGQTALGGGGLTLGSLLATSTAVSAAPAPSVGLGGVDFSTSSENKSDASSGTNAQDSKALKDENLPPVICQDVENFQKFVKEQKQVQEDISRMSSKAISKVQDDIKNLKQLLSVSASGLQRQALAIDKLKLETAQELKNADIALRTQKTPPGLQHENTAPSDYFRSLVEQFEVQLQQYRQQIEELENHLTTQSSGSHITPQDLTLAMQKLYQTFVAQAAQLQSVHENVKILKHQYLSYRRAFLEDSTDVFESKRASNRKWQSAPRVTTGPAPFSSVPNAAAVAMAATLTQQQQPTPGFGSSSSSGFNFSNPGINPSAGLTFGVSNQPAAGFATGGPLLQLKKPPAGNKRGKR; encoded by the exons ATGTCTGGCTTTAACTTCGGAGCAGGGACTCTTGGTTCCACCAACGCGGGTGGGGGATTCTCATTCGGGGCTGTAACCAG TGCACCTGCGGCCAATACTGGTGGCTTTTCCTTTGGAACTGCTTTGGGTACAGCAGCTCCAACCCCTGCTGcctccaccaccagcaccacagCATCCCTTGGCCTAGGAGGCAGTCTCTTTGGTCAGAAACCTCCTGGGGGATTTTCTTTCAACACACCTGCCTCAA GTGCTGCTGCACCCACTGCTGGCCTTACATTAG GTGCCCCAGCATCTACAGCTGCCTCCACTGGCTTCAGCTTGGCCTTCAACAAGCCCACTGCATCAGCAACACCTTTCTCCCTCACCACCACCTCTACCACCTCGTCAGCTCCTGCTGGGGCAGGTTTATCATTTGGCTCTGTCCTGACCTCCACTGCTCCACAGCAGCCAGCTGCCGCCGGCTTCACCCTCGGTCTTGGTGGTTCAACAACGACAGCAGCCGCAACAGTCCCCTCACTGGGCGGGGGTCTCTTCTCCAACACTGTGTCTGCAG GTTTGGGTCAGACTGCTCTTGGAGGAGGAGGTTTAACGTTAGGTTCTTTGTTAGCTACCTCTACGGCAGTGTCAGCGGCTCCAGCTCCCAGTGTTGGTTTAGGTGGGGTCGACTTCAGCACTTCTTCTGAGAATAAGAGTGACGCATCATCTGGAACCAATGCACA GGACAGTAAAGCTTTAAAAGATGAGAACCTGCCCCCGGTCATCTGTCAGGATGTCGAGAATTTCCA aaaatttgtgaaagaacagaaacaggttcaagaggACATAAGCAGGATGTCATCTAAGGCCATCTCTAAAGTTCAAGATGACATCAAGAACCTCAAACAGCTTCTCTCTGTCAGTGCCAGTGGTCTGCAGCGACAGGCTCTGGCCATTGACAAGCTGAAGCTGGAGACAGCACAG GAGCTGAAAAATGCTGACATAGCACTGCGTACACAAAAGACTCCCCCTGGACTTCAACATGAGAACACTGCTCCATCAGA TTATTTCCGTAGCCTGGTAGAGCAATTTGAGGTGCAGTTGCAACAGTACCGGCAGCAGATAGAAGAGCTGGAGAACCACCTGACAACCCAGAGCAGTGGCTCCCACATCACACCTCAGG atCTGACCCTGGCCATGCAGAAGTTGTACCAGACATTTGTTGCACAAGCTGCCCAGCTCCAGTCTGTCCATGAGAATGTCAAG ATCTTGAAGCACCAGTACCTTTCCTATCGCCGGGCCTTCCTGGAAGACTCCACAGATGTCTTCGAGTCCAAACGGGCATCCAACAGGAAGTGGCAGAGTGCACCGCGAGTCACAACTGGGCCTGCCCCATTCTCCAGTGTGCCAAACGCTGCAGCGGTTGCCATGGCAGCCACATTGACCCAGCAACAGCAGCCAACTCCAG GttttggcagcagcagcagctcaggcTTTAACTTCAGTAACCCTGGCATCAACCCCTCGGCCGGCCTGACCTTTGGTGTGTCTAATCAACCTGCGGCAGGCTTCGCCACAGGAGGGCCCCTGCTCCAGCTCAAGAAACCCCCTGCTGGTAATAAAAGGGGCAAGAGATAG